Proteins from one Coffea arabica cultivar ET-39 chromosome 8c, Coffea Arabica ET-39 HiFi, whole genome shotgun sequence genomic window:
- the LOC113705059 gene encoding UDP-N-acetylmuramoyl-L-alanyl-D-glutamate--2,6-diaminopimelate ligase MurE homolog, chloroplastic, with protein MPLTFHSLPSFLPPFHISSSPIPEHNSLPFPLCLKQSFPTTTTTSRSSAVSAIGPDGKFYPNPSDDDPPVAPEDSMHGVSKFQQIQLQAARARKLQEEEFKKNQSIFVDALAEIEDPPESSISANDETSGDDLFGEIDKALALKRKEFVKQGLLKPNPKKNESQAVSGAQTEADIDELEPEEEVDLEEIKELSGLTEISEDDDAGGSEEEEEEESSERSDFEASNELNNAEFSDLSSFDIDFDEFGKSKARIVEPKFRMSLAELLDESKVVPVSVYGNLEVEISGIQHDSRLVESGDLFVCCVGRNTDGHLYLSEADKRGAVAVVASKEIDIEETLGCKALVIVEDTSAVLASLAASFYRYPSKNMSVIGITGTNGKTTTAYLIKGMYEAMGLRTGLLSTVAYYVHGDNKLDSSSTTPDAVLIQKLMAKMVHNGTEAMVMEASSHGLALGRCDEVDFDIAVLTNMTRDHLDFHGTEEEYRNSKAKLFSRMVDPERHRKIVNIDDPNATFFIAQGSPDVPIVTFAMDNKNADVHPLKFELSLFETQILVNTPQGILEISSGLLGRHNIYNILAAVAVGIAVGAPLEDIVRGVEEVDTVPGRCELIDEEQAFGVIVDYAHTPDALSRLLDYVRELNPRRIITVVGCAGESNRGKRPIMTKIATDKSDVTILTSDNPKNEDPLDILDDMLAGVGWTMQDYLKHGENDYYPPLPNGHRLFLHDIRRVAVRCAVAMGEEGDMVVVAGKGHETYQIEGDKNEFFDDREECREALHYVDELHQAGIDTSEFPWRLPESH; from the exons ATGCCCCTTACCTTCCATTCCCTCCCATCCTTCCTTCCTCCCTTTCATATTTCTTCTTCCCCAATCCCCGAACACAACTCACTCCCCTTCCCCCTCTGCCTGAAACAATCCTTCCCCACCACTACCACCACCAGCAGAAGCTCCGCCGTTTCCGCCATTGGCCCAGATGGAAAGTTCTATCCAAACCCATCAGATGATGACCCGCCAGTAGCCCCAGAAGACTCAATGCACGGAGTCAGCAAGTTCCAGCAGATTCAACTTCAAGCTGCCCGAGCGAGAAAGCTCCAAGAAGAAGAATTCAAGAAAAACCAGTCCATTTTCGTTGACGCCCTTGCTGAAATTGAGGACCCACCCGAAAGCTCCATTTCTGCCAATGATGAAACTTCGGGGGATGATTTGTTCGGAGAGATTGATAAAGCTCTTgccttgaaaagaaaagagtttGTTAAACAGGGCCTTTTAAAGCCTAATCCCAAAAAGAACGAATCCCAGGCTGTTAGTGGTGCCCAGACTGAGGCTGACATTGATGAGCTTGAGCCTGAAGAAGAAGTTGATTTAGAGGAAATTAAGGAGCTTTCAGGCCTAACTGAGATTTCAGAGGATGATGATGCTGGTGGAAGtgaagaggaagaggaggaggagagctCAGAAAGGTCTGATTTTGAGGCGAGTAATGAACTGAATAATGCTGAGTTTTCTGATTTATCCTCGTTTgatattgattttgatgaatttggtaagagtaaggcTAGAATTGTTGAACCTAAGTTTAGAATGAGTTTAGCTGAGCTATTAGATGAGAGTAAAGTTGTGCCTGTTTCGGTGTATGGGAATTTAGAGGTGGAGATTAGTGGGATTCAGCATGATTCACGGTTGGTGGAGAGTGGTGATTTGTTTGTGTGTTGCGTTGGGAGGAACACCGATGGACATTTGTACTTATCCGAGGCTGATAAGAGAGGAGCTGTTGCAGTTGTGGCGAGTAAAGAGATTGACATTGAGGAGACGTTGGGCTGTAAGGCTTTGGTTATAGTGGAGGATACCAGTGCGGTTCTTGCTTCATTGGCTGCTTCATTTTATAGGTATCCGTCTAAGAATATGTCTGTGATTGGGATAACGGGGACTAATGGGAAGACTACTACTGCATATTTGATAAAGGGGATGTATGAGGCTATGGGATTGAGGACAGGGTTGTTGAGTACTGTGGCGTATTATGTTCATGGGGATAACAAATTGGACTCTTCAAGTACGACCCCTGATGCCGTTTTAATACAGAAGTTGATGGCAAAAATGGTGCACAATGGGACGGAAGCTATGGTTATGGAGGCTTCATCTCATGGATTGGCGTTAGGGAGGTGTGATGAGGTCGATTTTGATATTGCAGTTTTGACAAATATGACAAGGGATCATTTGGATTTTCATGGGACTGAGGAGGAGTATAGGAATTCCAAGGCTAAGTTGTTTTCAAGGATGGTGGATCCTGAACGCCATCGGAAAATTGTAAATATTGATGATCCTAATGCAACGTTCTTCATTGCACAAGGAAGTCCCGATGTGCCTATTGTAACTTTTGCAATGGATAATAAGAATGCTGATGTCCATCCCTTAAAATTTGAGTTGTCTCTGTTTGAGACCCAGATATTGGTTAATACGCCTCAAGGAATATTGGAGATTTCGTCTGGATTGCTTGGGAGGCATAACATTTATAACATTCTTGCGGCTGTTGCTGTTGGGATCGCAGTTGGTGCACCTTTGGAAGACATAGTGAGAGGGGTTGAAGAGGTTGACACCGTCCCAGGTAGATGTGAGTTGATAGATGAGGAACAGGCATTTGGGGTGATTGTGGACTATGCTCACACTCCTGATGCATTGTCTAGACTCCTTGATTATGTAAGGGAGCTCAACCCTAGGAGGATTATCACAG TTGTTGGTTGTGCTGGTGAAAGCAATAGAGGGAAGAGGCCGATTATGACAAAGATAGCAACAGACAAAAGTGACGTGACTATTTTGACGTCTGATAATCCAAAGAATGAAGATCCAT TGGATATATTGGATGACATGTTGGCTGGAGTAGGATGGACTATGCAAGATTATCTGAAACATGGAGAGAATGACTATTATCCTCCTCTTCCTAATGGCCATAGACTTTTCTTGCATGATATAAGGCGGGTAGCTGTACGTTGTGCGGTTGCTATGGGTGAGGAAGGTGATATGGTT